CTCCACTCGCTTCACTCACCTTGCATTTGAAAGGCTTGACCGGCAGGTGGACaatcatgtgtgttttaaggGTCTGCTTCTGGACGAATGTCTTGAAGCAGACGTGGCACTGGAACGGCCTCACACTGGCATGGATCAACATGTGTCTCTTCAGGTTGGCAGACAGGGTGAACTCTCTGGCGCAGACGTCACACTTGAATTCTTTCATACCCTGCAGAAACAAAGAGTGTTGGGGGCCAATTAATTCATTTGGCTTAATGTATGTTTtaaggggaaaataaataatgagtcATAGAGAGAAAACGCAGAAGGAGCATTTGCATTCTGGCTTTTGATCCAACACATGTAGATTACATTAGCCCGCCTCCAAGTGTTGAAAGACTGAGTGGAAAAAGCCAAACAATGGAGAgattaaactttatttgttttgttttgtttcaacatttatttgactttaattttaatatataacaaaagaaaaagccatgaaaagatttattatttcccccccccctatagaataaaacagatgatataatgaaatggaaagaaagaCCAGGATGATTCATCAGACACAAAGGGAAGTAGCTCTGCAAatgacacacaacacaaaacacatgcaaGTGGGGGTTTgagccaaacaaaaaaaaactcaaggCCTTTGAAGGCTATGTTTACAAAGCAACTGGTTTCGGAGGAAAGGCTGTGGTGCGAATGTGCAATATACCCTCCAATTTTCCTATGAGGATTCATACAGACTCTGAAGGAGTCAAGCTTAAATACTTCCCTTAATCTCTTATGTTTATATCTtgataatgacatttaaaaatatagagTGAATATGTGCCTATTTTGGGTTTGgttttgaaaaacataaacTGGTCGACAAAGGCATAACATTTGGGTTTCAGTAAATTAAGTGCGAGGGTGTGCGCTGCCAGTACCTTGTGAGTGAGAGCGTGTTGCCGGAGGTGGTGGATCTGGACAAACTCCATGCCGCACTCGGGGCAAACGTAGGGCCGCACGTTCTGATGCTTCATCAGGTGGTTCTGCAGCTGGCTGCGGTAAGCGAAGGACTTGTGGCACTCGGTGCACTGGTATGTGGTCGGGCCCTGGTGGCTGGCCAGGTGGCGCTTCAGGTGCGCGTAGGTCGGGAACTCAAGACCGCACTGGGTGCAGACGTGGCACTGACCGCTCTCGTGTTTGTTCTCGTGGGTCCTCAGCTCGCTGGGGTAGGCGAAGCCGCGGCCACAGAAGCGGCAGCTGTAGGGCTTGACGTCCGAATGCTGCAGCATGTGCCTCTTCAGGTGGCTGGTCTGCGTGAAGGCCTTCTCACAAACCGTGCACTTGTGAGGTCTGGTCCCCTGGTGGGTGAGCAGGTGAGTCTGGAGGTGGCTCGGCTGCTTGAAGAGCTTTCCACAGTGTACACATTCGTGGGGTTTAATTCCATTGTGGCCCAGAATATGAGTGACGAGGTTGTATTTGGATGTGTATGACTTTTCACACATGCGGCACTTCCAGCGTTTCAGACCTTCTCCCACGTCCACGCAGTAAGACTCGTCGATCTGTACGTTGATGTCCAGCCGGTCGATCTGCATTCGCCTGGCGAGGCCCTCTGGGTCCGACCACAACATGGCCTGGCCGTTCTCCCCATACTCTCCTGGCAGGGCCATATCAGTGGACTCGTAGGCCACCTCGTTGGACTCATAAAAGCGGCTTTCCAGAGGACTGCCGGTGTCCCCGCTGGTCTTGAGGTTTAgcgcctcctcctcttcttcctcctccaccaccaactcctcttccttcctctctctttcttcgccagtgttttcttcttcttcctgttctggctttctgtctgtttgtggcCTTGGTGTCTCTCTAACACATGAGGGACAGTCTCCGCAGACGTGCTCCTCTTTCAGAGATCCCTGTTGGGTGACTGAAACCTCGGTCTTGCCGGGACTTCGCCTGCTGTTCACGTGAATGCAGGAAGGAGGCGTATCAGACTCGAACCGTTCACCTTTAATCTGAGCCTGTGGACTCGCTACTTTGTGTGGGTGGCCTTCCTCACTCCTGGGCCTCTTGGTCCTCCCGCGGGGCCCGGGCCTTCTTCTCTCACTGCAGTGGGGCTGAGGCTCCGTCTCGGCAGCAGGCTCAGCCAGGTAGTCCCCATTGGCCCCTATTAGCTGATCTGCATACTCATACTCCATTGActcaggtggaggagggggacaCTCTCTGGGCTCCCCGGTGTAAAAGCCGTTAGGAGCAATGGTGGCCCCAAAGATTTCATTCTGGGAGATGAGGCCAAGAACGGCAGCCTGAGCCAGAGATAGCACCACCACGGGCTCCGTCTGCGTGCCCACATCCACCTGGCCCTCAGTCATCTTGGGGTAGGTCCGCACCAAGCGActactctcctcctcctggaaGAAAgatacaagtttaaaaaaatgaacttgaataaatcccactctctgtgtgttctctttATTAATCCGTTGTTACAAACCCTGCGTTACACAATGTTTCCTCATATAACCTCATTTCCCCATAGTAGCCTCATGATATTGGTAACCTTCCTATGAGTACAACAAACAGGTTTTGTGTTGCCTGAATATTGAAATGATATGATTTAGTTTTTAAGACTCCAGACTATCAATAATAAGCAATAAGCAACACAATCTTCCCCTCGCAGGACTCCAGCAGAGGaataaagacaacattttcCCGGTTTACACTGTGAAAGCTGCGTTCTTACTATTCCTTTTTTCTTCGCTCTGAATCCACATAACATGCGATTGAGGAGATAAGTCAGATCTGTGTTAGCACCCCGTTTCCTTCCTTGACAGGCTTTAGAATAATAAAGAACACAACAAGGGATGCAGGTCCAGCCAGGAAGTTGACTTCCGTGGACTGTCCTCAGCACTTCCTGTGGGGTCCCGGGGCAGCCTGGCTGGCCAAAGTCGGCTCATCGCTGTTCCTCTCCGTCCCATTCATGAGGAGCAGAGCGCCTCGGCTCTACACTTGCCGTAGCCGACTTCATAATATCTGCCACACTGGGCTTCCTT
This is a stretch of genomic DNA from Anoplopoma fimbria isolate UVic2021 breed Golden Eagle Sablefish chromosome 19, Afim_UVic_2022, whole genome shotgun sequence. It encodes these proteins:
- the znf710a gene encoding zinc finger protein 710a, with amino-acid sequence MTEGQVDVGTQTEPVVVLSLAQAAVLGLISQNEIFGATIAPNGFYTGEPRECPPPPPESMEYEYADQLIGANGDYLAEPAAETEPQPHCSERRRPGPRGRTKRPRSEEGHPHKVASPQAQIKGERFESDTPPSCIHVNSRRSPGKTEVSVTQQGSLKEEHVCGDCPSCVRETPRPQTDRKPEQEEEENTGEERERKEEELVVEEEEEEEALNLKTSGDTGSPLESRFYESNEVAYESTDMALPGEYGENGQAMLWSDPEGLARRMQIDRLDINVQIDESYCVDVGEGLKRWKCRMCEKSYTSKYNLVTHILGHNGIKPHECVHCGKLFKQPSHLQTHLLTHQGTRPHKCTVCEKAFTQTSHLKRHMLQHSDVKPYSCRFCGRGFAYPSELRTHENKHESGQCHVCTQCGLEFPTYAHLKRHLASHQGPTTYQCTECHKSFAYRSQLQNHLMKHQNVRPYVCPECGMEFVQIHHLRQHALTHKGMKEFKCDVCAREFTLSANLKRHMLIHASVRPFQCHVCFKTFVQKQTLKTHMIVHLPVKPFKCKVCGKSFNRMYNLLGHMHLHAGSKPFKCPYCSSKFNLKGNLSRHMKVKHGIMDTSIDGHEPPPDPEGQEDYEEESFEFSERENRANNNNTPDIAKLSQMEYYSTYGKGTGRFSTA